One genomic segment of Natranaeroarchaeum aerophilus includes these proteins:
- a CDS encoding urease subunit gamma, which yields MKLTPKEDERLTVFMAAELARKRKRRGIELNHPETVAYISDWVCEGAREGKDVATLRSEATQLLAREDVMEGVPEMVDMIQVEPVFPDGTKLVTVHDPIRADTTDQLEEIDDHMRVVEGE from the coding sequence ATGAAACTCACTCCCAAAGAAGACGAACGCCTGACGGTGTTCATGGCGGCGGAACTGGCACGCAAACGCAAACGGCGCGGGATCGAGCTCAACCATCCCGAGACTGTCGCATACATCTCCGACTGGGTCTGTGAAGGTGCCCGTGAAGGGAAAGATGTCGCGACGCTACGCTCGGAAGCGACACAACTGCTCGCCCGCGAGGACGTCATGGAGGGCGTCCCCGAGATGGTCGATATGATTCAGGTCGAGCCCGTGTTTCCCGACGGGACGAAGCTCGTGACGGTCCACGATCCCATCCGGGCGGATACGACTGACCAGCTAGAAGAGATCGACGACCACATGCGGGTCGTGGAGGGCGAGTGA
- the ureC gene encoding urease subunit alpha produces MTRELSREQYTDLYGATDGDRIRLGDTDLIAEIETDYGTPGEEAVFGGGKTMRDGMGMAPGTGSAEGALDWAFTNVVIIDPTLGVVKGDIGVKDGEIVGIGKAGNPATMDGVDMVIGQNTDTIPADGMIATAGALDIHVHFNSPQLFEHALGSGITTMLGGGFGGGATTCTPGPENIKRMLQSADEWPMNVGVYGKGNSSKPGSLHEQIEAGAAGLKLHEDWGTTPEAIDTCLDVAEQEDIQVCIHTDTLNESGFVEHTFDAIGERAIHMFHIEGAGGGHAPDVLELVGHQHMLPSSTNPSMPFTRNTVDEHLDMVMVCHHLDSNVPEDVAFAESRIRAETLAAEDVLHDDGAISMMTSDSQAMGRQAEVIARTWQTADKMKKQRGPLPDDEGTDADNHRIARYVAKYTINPAITAGIDDYVGSLEPGKMADIVLWEPDFFGIKPHTVIKGGFPTWSEMGEANGSLMTCEPVVGRKRAGAMGSAKNDLSVAFVSQAAADTDVGEEYGLEKEALPVSGLRDVRKSDMLHNTYCPDNIEIDAQTFEVAIDGEPVTCEPAEELALAQRYML; encoded by the coding sequence ATGACACGAGAGCTGTCACGCGAACAGTACACCGACCTGTACGGGGCAACGGACGGGGACAGGATCCGGCTGGGCGACACTGACCTGATCGCCGAGATCGAGACCGACTACGGCACGCCCGGCGAGGAGGCGGTCTTCGGCGGCGGGAAGACGATGCGCGACGGGATGGGGATGGCACCCGGAACGGGCAGTGCGGAGGGCGCGCTGGACTGGGCCTTTACAAACGTCGTCATCATCGATCCGACCCTCGGCGTCGTCAAGGGTGATATCGGCGTCAAGGATGGCGAGATCGTGGGCATCGGCAAGGCCGGGAACCCGGCAACGATGGACGGCGTCGACATGGTGATCGGCCAGAACACAGACACGATCCCGGCGGATGGGATGATCGCGACGGCCGGCGCGCTCGACATTCACGTCCATTTCAACAGCCCACAGCTGTTCGAGCACGCGCTCGGGTCGGGCATCACGACGATGCTGGGCGGCGGATTCGGTGGCGGCGCGACGACGTGTACACCCGGCCCCGAGAACATCAAACGGATGCTCCAGTCCGCCGACGAGTGGCCGATGAACGTCGGGGTCTACGGGAAAGGTAACTCCAGCAAGCCCGGCTCCCTGCACGAACAGATCGAGGCAGGCGCGGCAGGGCTCAAACTCCACGAGGACTGGGGAACAACGCCCGAAGCGATCGATACCTGTCTGGATGTCGCCGAGCAGGAGGACATTCAGGTCTGTATCCACACCGACACACTCAACGAATCCGGCTTCGTCGAGCACACCTTCGATGCGATTGGCGAGCGGGCGATCCACATGTTCCACATCGAGGGCGCGGGTGGCGGTCACGCACCCGACGTGCTCGAACTCGTCGGCCACCAGCACATGCTGCCGTCCTCGACGAACCCGTCGATGCCGTTTACCAGGAACACGGTCGATGAGCACCTCGACATGGTGATGGTCTGTCATCACCTTGATTCGAACGTTCCTGAAGACGTCGCCTTCGCCGAGTCACGGATTCGTGCGGAGACGCTCGCAGCCGAGGACGTGCTCCACGACGACGGCGCGATCAGCATGATGACCAGCGACTCCCAGGCGATGGGGCGCCAGGCAGAGGTCATCGCCCGGACGTGGCAGACCGCAGACAAGATGAAGAAACAGCGTGGCCCGCTTCCCGACGACGAGGGAACCGACGCGGACAACCATCGGATCGCCCGGTACGTCGCCAAGTACACGATCAATCCGGCGATCACTGCTGGCATCGACGACTACGTCGGCTCGCTCGAACCGGGCAAGATGGCCGACATCGTGCTCTGGGAGCCCGACTTCTTCGGAATCAAGCCCCACACTGTCATCAAAGGCGGCTTCCCGACCTGGAGCGAGATGGGCGAGGCCAACGGCTCGCTGATGACCTGCGAGCCCGTCGTCGGCCGCAAGCGTGCGGGCGCGATGGGTTCGGCAAAGAACGATCTGAGCGTCGCGTTCGTCAGTCAGGCGGCGGCCGATACGGACGTCGGCGAGGAGTACGGTCTCGAAAAGGAGGCCCTGCCGGTCTCCGGGCTCCGGGATGTCCGGAAATCGGACATGCTCCACAACACGTACTGTCCGGACAATATCGAGATCGACGCACAGACGTTCGAGGTGGCGATCGACGGCGAGCCCGTTACCTGCGAACCGGCCGAGGAGCTCGCGCTCGCACAGCGGTACATGCTCTGA
- a CDS encoding urease subunit beta translates to MSDGLVPGELIQADEPVQINEGRETTEVTVENTGDRPVQVGSHYHFFEANPKLDFDRESAFGMRLNVPAGTAIRFEPGNERDVPLVAIGGEGIVHGMAGLTNGDVHDEEIKARALERASERGFLGVDE, encoded by the coding sequence GTGTCTGACGGACTCGTACCCGGCGAGTTGATTCAGGCCGACGAGCCAGTACAGATCAACGAAGGGCGTGAAACAACCGAGGTGACGGTCGAGAATACCGGCGATCGGCCGGTGCAGGTCGGCTCGCACTATCACTTCTTCGAGGCGAACCCAAAGCTCGATTTCGACCGCGAGTCGGCCTTCGGAATGCGTCTGAACGTCCCGGCGGGGACGGCGATCCGGTTCGAGCCGGGGAACGAGCGTGACGTCCCGCTTGTCGCGATCGGTGGCGAGGGCATCGTCCACGGGATGGCGGGGCTCACCAACGGCGACGTCCACGACGAGGAGATCAAAGCACGGGCACTCGAACGGGCGAGCGAACGCGGCTTTCTGGGGGTAGACGAATGA
- the ureG gene encoding urease accessory protein UreG: MDYRDVAKVGLGGPVGSGKTALVKRLVPRLADRGYEVGVIANDIMTQADADRLRESVAGTVPGDLVRGVETGACPHTGIREDPSMNLSAVDDFVEEHPELDVVLIESGGDNLAATFNPELADYFMFVISVAEGDDIPAKRGPGVTQSDLVVINKTDLAPYVDADLDLMERDTREVRGDEEFVFTDCKAEENLDIVAERIEHNVLFA; encoded by the coding sequence ATGGACTACCGAGACGTCGCCAAGGTCGGTCTCGGTGGTCCCGTCGGCTCCGGGAAAACGGCGCTGGTCAAGCGGCTCGTGCCGCGACTCGCGGACCGGGGCTACGAGGTCGGCGTGATCGCCAACGACATCATGACACAGGCCGACGCCGATCGGCTCCGCGAGTCCGTCGCCGGGACGGTCCCGGGCGACCTCGTCCGCGGCGTCGAGACGGGAGCCTGTCCTCACACGGGGATCCGGGAAGACCCGTCGATGAACCTCTCGGCTGTCGACGACTTCGTCGAGGAACATCCCGAGCTGGACGTCGTGCTGATCGAGAGCGGCGGTGACAACCTCGCCGCGACGTTCAACCCCGAACTCGCGGACTACTTCATGTTCGTCATCTCGGTCGCCGAGGGCGACGACATTCCGGCCAAGCGTGGGCCGGGTGTCACCCAGTCGGATCTGGTCGTGATCAACAAGACCGATCTCGCACCGTACGTCGACGCCGATCTGGACCTGATGGAGCGAGACACCAGGGAGGTTCGTGGCGACGAGGAGTTCGTCTTCACCGACTGCAAGGCGGAGGAGAACCTCGATATCGTGGCCGAACGAATCGAGCATAACGTGCTCTTTGCCTGA